TTTCAGGCTCTTTTACACCCAATTCCTTTTTTAAATCTTCAATATCGCCAAATTCAACGATTGCTTTATTGATGGCATCCTCTTCTTCCTTCCCTTGCTCCATTAAATAAAATACTTTTTCTTCAAGGTTTTCGATGATTTCCTGTTTCACCATTTCTGTTTCAGTATTGCGTGGCATGTCTTTAAATAGCTCATCAATATGATGTTTAATTTTTTTCATTCTAAGCCCTCCATAAATAAGTCGATAATTTCCTTCACTTCTGCCCATTCTTTTACAAGCTCGCTTAAATAAGCCTTGCCTAATGAGGTAATGCGATAATATTTTCTTTTGCCTCCGTGCGATACATCGCCATAATAGGCTTCAATTACTTCTTTTTTTTCTAAACGTTGAAATACGGCGTATAGAGTTGCTTCTTTAATTTGAAAACGATTTTTTGTCCGGTTGCTTATTTCTTGGGAAATTTCGTAACCATAGCGATCCTTCTCTAAAATTAGCCGCAAAATAATTGAATCCAAGTGTCCACGGATAATGTCACTTCGAACCATACGTCACCTACTTAAAATTATTGCTCTATCTGATGGAGTAATATTAGCAAAGATTACTCTATCTGTCAAAGTAATAATTGGTACTTTATAGAAAAAGTTAAAAAATAAAAGCCGACCAAGTAGGACAAGTATCCTGAATGGTCGGCTTCGTTAAGTTTAAAAAGTAAAATTGGTTGTTATAAATACAATCCAGCTAAAAAAATACCTAACGCTTCTTGGTATATAGTATCGAACTGGCTAATTGGCAGCGGGTTTGTACCGCTACCTAGCTCTACTGTGAAGCCTGGTCTGCGCCAATCTTGAATAAACCAATCTTTATAACCAGCATAGCTATTTGCAGATTGAATGGGCTCATAACCACTTACTCTGCTAAATTCTTCTACCATTGTTTGTGATTCAGGTGGTTCAAGATTTTCAAATCCCCAATAAATGACCCTGCCTTGCGTATGAAATGCTAAAACCCAAGCAAAATGGCTGTTCCTTGTTAAATCAGCCATAGCAATAGCTTCTGGCTGGGTCAACGGAGCTTCCCCTCCATAATCACGTGGTCCTGGTG
This genomic interval from Lysinibacillus sphaericus contains the following:
- a CDS encoding PadR family transcriptional regulator; this encodes MVRSDIIRGHLDSIILRLILEKDRYGYEISQEISNRTKNRFQIKEATLYAVFQRLEKKEVIEAYYGDVSHGGKRKYYRITSLGKAYLSELVKEWAEVKEIIDLFMEGLE
- a CDS encoding permease prefix domain 1-containing protein, with the protein product MKKIKHHIDELFKDMPRNTETEMVKQEIIENLEEKVFYLMEQGKEEEDAINKAIVEFGDIEDLKKELGVKEPEKKSMAKLNLEFSLWGSGLIAAFFIFINLYYTPNTIWAIYPIFAILWWPLSMYFVWSRKKWSE